One region of Vibrio pelagius genomic DNA includes:
- the nusA gene encoding transcription termination factor NusA gives MNKEILAVVEAVSNEKAVPRERIFEALEIALATATKKKSEFEIEVRVEIDRKTGDFETFRRWEAVEEVENPTKEISLEAAQFEDETIELGGFIEDEIESVTFDRITTQTAKQVIVQKVREAERAQIVEQFIDNEGELVTGVVKKVNRDTIILDLGNNAEAVILRDDQLPRENFRPGDRVRGLLYKVAPEARGFQLFITRSKPEMLAELFRVEVPEIGEELIELKGAARDAGSRAKIAVKTNDKRIDPVGACVGMRGARVQAVSSELGGERIDIVLWDDNPAQFVINAMAPADVASIIVDEDAHSMDIAVEADNLAQAIGRSGQNVRLASQLTGWELNVMTVEDLQKKHQEEAVASIENFMKHLDIEEDFAQMLVEEGFSTLEEVAYVPVNELLEIDGLDEDIVEELRSRAKDALTTLALAKEETFDGVEPAEDLLALEGLEREMAYKLAAKGVATLEDLADQGVDELEGIEDLTAERAGELIMAARNICWFGDEE, from the coding sequence ATGAACAAAGAAATTTTGGCGGTAGTAGAAGCTGTTTCTAACGAGAAAGCAGTTCCTCGTGAGCGTATTTTTGAAGCGCTTGAAATCGCGCTTGCTACAGCAACGAAAAAGAAAAGCGAATTCGAAATCGAAGTTCGCGTAGAGATCGACCGTAAGACTGGTGATTTCGAAACTTTCCGTCGTTGGGAAGCGGTTGAAGAAGTTGAGAATCCAACAAAAGAGATCTCATTAGAAGCAGCACAGTTCGAAGACGAAACAATCGAACTTGGTGGTTTCATCGAAGACGAGATTGAGTCTGTAACATTCGACCGTATTACGACTCAAACGGCTAAGCAAGTTATCGTACAGAAAGTTCGTGAAGCTGAGCGCGCACAAATCGTTGAGCAGTTCATCGACAACGAAGGCGAGCTAGTAACAGGCGTCGTTAAGAAAGTTAACCGCGATACTATTATCCTAGACCTAGGTAACAACGCTGAAGCAGTTATCTTACGTGATGACCAACTTCCTCGTGAAAACTTCCGTCCAGGCGACCGTGTACGTGGTCTTCTTTACAAAGTTGCACCTGAAGCGCGTGGTTTCCAACTGTTCATCACTCGTTCTAAGCCAGAAATGCTTGCTGAGCTATTCCGCGTAGAAGTACCAGAGATCGGTGAAGAGCTGATTGAACTAAAAGGTGCTGCACGTGACGCTGGTTCTCGTGCTAAAATCGCTGTGAAAACAAACGACAAGCGCATTGACCCAGTAGGTGCGTGTGTTGGTATGCGTGGTGCACGTGTACAAGCGGTATCAAGCGAACTTGGCGGTGAGCGTATCGATATCGTGCTTTGGGACGATAACCCAGCACAATTTGTTATCAACGCAATGGCTCCAGCAGACGTTGCTTCTATCATCGTTGATGAAGATGCACACTCTATGGACATCGCTGTTGAAGCTGACAACCTAGCGCAAGCTATCGGCCGTAGCGGTCAAAACGTTCGTCTAGCGTCTCAACTGACTGGTTGGGAACTGAACGTGATGACAGTTGAAGACCTTCAGAAGAAACACCAAGAAGAAGCCGTTGCTTCTATTGAAAACTTCATGAAGCACCTAGACATCGAAGAAGACTTCGCTCAAATGCTTGTTGAAGAAGGTTTCTCTACGCTAGAAGAAGTTGCTTACGTACCAGTAAACGAGCTTCTAGAAATTGATGGTCTAGACGAAGACATCGTAGAAGAGCTACGTAGCCGTGCTAAAGATGCTCTAACAACGCTAGCACTAGCGAAAGAAGAGACATTTGACGGTGTTGAGCCAGCAGAAGACCTTCTAGCACTTGAAGGCCTAGAGCGTGAAATGGCGTACAAACTGGCAGCGAAAGGTGTAGCAACACTAGAAGACCTAGCTGACCAAGGCGTTGATGAACTAGAAGGCATTGAAGACCTAACTGCAGAGCGTGCGGGCGAGCTAATTATGGCTGCACGTAACATCTGTTGGTTCGGCGACGAAGAATAA
- the rimP gene encoding ribosome maturation factor RimP: MTGLERQLTEMLEAPVAASGYELVGLEFIRAGEHSTLRIYIDSPNGINVDDCAEVSHQVSAVMDVEDPISVAYNLEVSSPGLERPLFKAEHYQQFIGHEVSIVLKMAVGNRRKWKGDIQSIEGETVTVLVEGQQEEFALSNISKANLIPKF, from the coding sequence ATGACTGGTTTAGAAAGACAACTTACTGAAATGCTTGAAGCTCCAGTAGCAGCATCAGGTTATGAGTTAGTTGGATTAGAATTTATTCGTGCGGGTGAGCACTCAACGCTACGTATTTACATCGATTCACCAAACGGTATCAATGTGGATGACTGTGCAGAAGTAAGTCACCAAGTAAGTGCCGTAATGGACGTTGAAGATCCAATTTCAGTGGCTTATAACCTTGAAGTGTCTTCACCAGGTTTAGAAAGACCACTGTTCAAAGCAGAGCATTACCAACAATTTATTGGTCACGAGGTAAGCATCGTTTTGAAAATGGCTGTCGGCAACCGTCGTAAATGGAAAGGTGATATCCAATCTATTGAAGGCGAAACCGTAACAGTATTGGTTGAAGGGCAACAAGAAGAATTCGCCCTCAGCAATATTTCAAAAGCGAACCTGATCCCTAAATTTTAG